From a region of the Hemibagrus wyckioides isolate EC202008001 linkage group LG06, SWU_Hwy_1.0, whole genome shotgun sequence genome:
- the LOC131355295 gene encoding uncharacterized protein LOC131355295 isoform X2: MKGKLIGSFINGPPNKRFRKNYVGFRAGSCLTAKRRNFKKGKHKFRRSSRPATVHVILWAFFKQQIQSHAYKRSIKDIEMRAKKQTDTQWETPVCSGTLALQMLILGAQRSYMKEALGLYQYFNTCVPDTLLASFHILSIKYLHVEALLRSDDLFRVLMKTLNEEKYNYARALWIRELDDFNKLNRFSNIKDHFPIIDKLVCAKVDYHQKSPEDHPIYEKTLSKFRPFGDLRALGDIWDPSLVLVYRDVHNPRYDPCMPSIPPLAVIDDNKR; this comes from the exons GTTCCGTAAAAACTATGTTGGATTTCGAGCTGGCAGCTGTCTTACAGCTAAAAGAAGAAACTTTAAAAAAGGCAAACATAAG TTTCGTCGTTCGAGTCGTCCAGCTACAGTCCACGTCATCTTATGGGCCTTTTTTAAACAACAGATCCAGAGCCACGCTTATAAAAGAAGCATAAAGGATATAGAAATGAgagcaaagaaacaaacag ATACACAATGGGAGACGCCAGTGTG TTCTGGGACACTGGCACTGCAGATGTTGATCCTCGGTGCTCAGAGGTCCTACATGAAAGAAGCTTTAGGCTTATACCAGTATTTCAATACTTGTGTCCCAGACACATTATTGGCTTCATTTCATATTCTTTCCATCAAATATCTACATGTCGAGGCTCTATTGAGATCAGATGACCTTTTCAGAGTCCTCATGAAAACATTAAATGAAGAAAAGTATAATTACGCAAGAGCTCTTTGGATTAGAGAGCTGGATGATTTTAACAAACTCAACCGTTTCAGTAATATAAAAGATCATTTCCCAATTATTGATAAACTGGTATGTGCTAAAGTTGATTATCATCAGAAAAGCCCAGAGGACCATCCTATATATGAAAAAACGCTGAG TAAATTTCGGCCATTTGGTGATCTGAGGGCTTTGGGTGACATATGGGATCCATCTCTTGTTCTGGTGTATCGAGATGTTCACAATCCACGTTACGATCCCTGCATGCCTAGTATACCACCCCTAGCTGTTATAGATGACAACAAAAGGTAA